The following proteins come from a genomic window of Mycolicibacterium rufum:
- a CDS encoding Gfo/Idh/MocA family protein gives MTTLGLIGLGRIGAFHADTLTSLPEISGLVVTDERPDVVAEVAAKYGARPADSVEALLSSGVDGVVVAAATPAHAELALAAVERGLPTFCEKPIASTAAESARVAEIIARSGVPVQVGYQRRFDAAFAAVKEAVDSGAVGALHTVRSTTMDPAPPPMDYIKGSGGIFRDCAVHDFDVIRWVTGQEVVEVYATGSVQGDPLFTEYGDVDTAAIVVRFDGGALGLVSAARYNGRGYDCRLEAHGFDDTVVAGWDQGAPVRNADPRFAAPGDFPAGPPHHFFMDRFTEAFRTELSAFVDVVGGAPIRGATVADAVEVAWIAEAATESLRRGVPVRIEEVRQ, from the coding sequence ATGACCACCCTCGGTCTCATCGGCCTGGGCCGCATCGGCGCATTCCACGCCGACACCCTGACCAGCCTGCCGGAGATCTCCGGGCTCGTCGTCACCGACGAACGCCCCGACGTCGTCGCCGAGGTGGCCGCCAAATACGGTGCCCGGCCTGCAGATTCGGTCGAAGCGCTGCTGTCGTCCGGAGTCGACGGCGTGGTCGTCGCCGCCGCCACGCCCGCCCACGCGGAGCTCGCGTTGGCCGCCGTGGAGCGCGGGCTTCCCACCTTCTGCGAGAAACCGATCGCCTCCACCGCCGCCGAGAGCGCCCGCGTCGCGGAGATCATCGCCCGCTCGGGCGTGCCGGTACAGGTCGGCTACCAGCGCCGGTTCGACGCCGCGTTCGCCGCGGTCAAGGAGGCCGTCGACAGCGGCGCGGTGGGTGCGCTGCACACCGTGCGCAGCACCACCATGGATCCGGCTCCCCCTCCGATGGACTACATCAAGGGCTCCGGCGGCATCTTCCGCGACTGCGCGGTGCACGATTTCGATGTCATCCGCTGGGTCACCGGGCAGGAGGTCGTCGAGGTGTACGCAACGGGCAGCGTTCAGGGCGACCCGCTGTTCACCGAGTACGGCGACGTCGACACCGCGGCGATCGTCGTGCGATTCGACGGAGGCGCGCTCGGACTCGTCTCGGCGGCACGGTACAACGGCCGCGGCTACGACTGTCGGCTCGAGGCACACGGTTTCGACGACACCGTCGTCGCGGGCTGGGATCAGGGCGCGCCGGTGCGCAACGCCGATCCCCGCTTCGCAGCGCCCGGCGACTTCCCCGCCGGACCGCCGCACCACTTCTTCATGGACCGGTTCACCGAGGCGTTCCGGACCGAGCTGAGCGCCTTCGTCGACGTCGTCGGCGGTGCGCCGATCCGGGGCGCCACCGTGGCCGACGCGGTCGAGGTCGCCTGGATCGCCGAAGCCGCCACCGAATCCCTACGCCGGGGTGTCCCGGTGCGCATCGAGGAGGTCCGTCAGTGA
- a CDS encoding LacI family DNA-binding transcriptional regulator has product MNRRPTLQDVAERAGVSRALVSIVMRGVAGAGPQTRERVHRAAEEIGYRPDVHARRLRQQRTKLAGVMFTATQEFHADLVDGVYSAADALGYDVVLSAVTPHRDEQRAIRTLVDDRCEGLVLIGPQMPTRDLVDLATRLPVVVVARKVRGVDDVRSDDAAGAGLAVEHLVTLGHRRIVYLDGAGAPGAAERLRGYRAAMRDAQLTATVRPGGLTEREGAAAAAAMLDSGELPDAVFAFNDRCALGVMDVFLRSGVSVPDHISVIGFDDSPLAGLAHINLTTVRQDCAGLARAATERLAARLDGGAAEGRTVDIVCEPSLVVRGSAGPRPL; this is encoded by the coding sequence GTGGCCGAACGGGCCGGGGTGTCACGGGCACTCGTCTCGATCGTGATGCGGGGTGTGGCGGGTGCCGGCCCGCAGACCCGCGAACGGGTGCACCGTGCAGCAGAGGAGATCGGCTACCGGCCGGACGTGCACGCGCGCCGGCTGCGGCAGCAGCGCACCAAACTCGCAGGCGTGATGTTCACGGCCACCCAGGAGTTCCACGCCGATCTGGTGGACGGTGTCTACTCGGCCGCTGACGCGCTGGGCTACGACGTGGTGCTCAGCGCGGTGACACCACACCGCGACGAGCAGCGCGCCATCAGGACCCTCGTCGACGATCGGTGTGAGGGTCTCGTGTTGATCGGTCCTCAGATGCCCACCCGGGATCTCGTCGATCTCGCCACCCGCCTTCCGGTCGTCGTGGTCGCCCGCAAGGTCCGCGGCGTCGACGACGTGCGCAGCGACGACGCGGCCGGCGCCGGGCTGGCGGTGGAACACCTCGTGACGCTGGGTCACCGGCGCATCGTCTACCTCGACGGGGCGGGCGCGCCGGGGGCGGCCGAACGCCTGCGGGGCTACCGGGCAGCGATGCGTGACGCGCAGCTGACCGCAACCGTGCGTCCCGGCGGGCTGACCGAGCGGGAGGGCGCGGCCGCCGCTGCGGCGATGCTGGACTCGGGCGAGCTACCTGACGCCGTGTTCGCCTTCAACGATCGTTGCGCTCTCGGTGTGATGGACGTTTTCCTCAGGTCGGGAGTGTCTGTGCCCGATCACATTTCGGTGATCGGATTCGACGACAGCCCGCTCGCGGGGCTGGCGCACATCAATCTGACGACCGTTCGCCAGGATTGCGCGGGACTCGCGCGGGCGGCGACGGAGCGGTTGGCGGCGCGCCTGGACGGCGGGGCTGCGGAGGGTCGCACCGTCGATATCGTGTGCGAGCCGAGCCTGGTCGTCCGTGGGTCCGCTGGGCCGCGACCGCTGTGA
- a CDS encoding substrate-binding domain-containing protein, with amino-acid sequence MTFKRLATLAGAGVLAVGIVSCSSTGGKPAGSGEGGGGGTVDTPRMTIAMITHEVPGDSFWDLIRKGAETAAKKDNIELRYSNDPEAPNQANLVQTAVDSGVDGIAVTLAKPDAMAPAVKAAEAKGIPVVAFNAGADAWSAMGVKEFFGQDEFIAGQAVGERLTADGAKKAICVIQEQGHVGLESRCAGVKDKFPATETLNVNGKDMPSVESTITAKLQQDPAVDYVVTLGAPFALTAVQSAGNAGSKAKIGTFDTNAALVGAIQDGTVQWAVDQQPYLQGYLAVDSLWLYLTNGNVLGGGQPTLTGPAFIDKSNIDAVADYAKGGTR; translated from the coding sequence ATGACGTTCAAGCGGCTTGCAACCCTCGCCGGGGCGGGCGTTCTGGCGGTGGGGATCGTGTCGTGCTCGTCGACCGGCGGCAAGCCCGCGGGCTCGGGCGAGGGTGGCGGCGGCGGCACCGTCGACACCCCCCGCATGACGATCGCGATGATCACCCATGAGGTGCCGGGCGACTCGTTCTGGGACCTGATCCGCAAGGGCGCCGAGACGGCGGCCAAGAAGGACAACATCGAACTGCGCTACTCGAACGACCCCGAGGCTCCCAACCAGGCCAACCTGGTGCAAACCGCCGTCGACAGCGGCGTGGACGGCATCGCCGTCACACTGGCCAAGCCGGACGCCATGGCACCCGCCGTGAAAGCCGCTGAGGCCAAGGGTATCCCGGTGGTCGCCTTCAACGCCGGTGCCGACGCATGGAGCGCCATGGGCGTCAAGGAGTTCTTCGGGCAGGACGAGTTCATCGCCGGCCAGGCTGTCGGCGAACGCCTGACGGCCGACGGAGCCAAGAAGGCGATCTGCGTGATCCAGGAACAGGGTCACGTCGGTCTCGAATCTCGCTGTGCCGGCGTGAAGGACAAGTTCCCCGCCACCGAGACGCTGAACGTCAACGGCAAGGACATGCCGTCCGTGGAGTCGACCATCACGGCGAAGCTGCAGCAGGACCCCGCTGTCGACTACGTCGTCACCCTCGGTGCTCCCTTCGCCCTGACGGCCGTGCAGTCGGCGGGCAACGCAGGCAGCAAGGCGAAGATCGGCACGTTCGACACCAACGCCGCCCTCGTCGGGGCGATCCAGGACGGGACCGTGCAGTGGGCCGTGGATCAGCAGCCCTACCTGCAGGGCTACCTGGCCGTCGACTCGCTGTGGCTGTACCTCACCAACGGCAACGTCCTCGGCGGCGGCCAGCCGACTCTGACCGGACCGGCCTTCATCGACAAGTCGAACATCGACGCGGTGGCCGACTACGCCAAGGGCGGTACCCGCTGA
- a CDS encoding ATP-binding cassette domain-containing protein: MTVSMEKPSSDTPSGGKVPLVELKNVGKSYGNITALKDICLRVHAGEVTGILGDNGAGKSTLIKIIAGLHQQTEGELLVDGEPTKFASPAEALGKGIATVYQNLAVVPLMPVWRNFFLGQELRRTSFPFSLDANAMRATTLTELSKMGIDLPDVDVPIGSLSGGQRQCVAIARAVFFGARVLILDEPTAALGVKQSGVVLKYITAAKEAGFGVVFITHNPHHAHMVGDHFVLLNRGRQKLDCTYDDITLEHLTQEMAGGDELEALSHELRSAKR, encoded by the coding sequence ATGACCGTCTCCATGGAAAAACCCAGCAGCGACACGCCTTCCGGTGGCAAGGTGCCACTGGTCGAGCTGAAGAACGTCGGCAAGTCCTACGGGAACATCACCGCGCTCAAGGACATCTGTCTGCGGGTGCATGCCGGTGAGGTGACCGGCATCCTCGGTGACAACGGAGCAGGCAAGTCCACGCTGATCAAGATCATCGCCGGGCTGCACCAGCAGACCGAGGGGGAGTTGCTCGTCGACGGCGAGCCGACGAAGTTCGCCTCGCCGGCCGAAGCCCTGGGCAAGGGCATCGCGACGGTGTACCAGAACCTCGCGGTCGTCCCGTTGATGCCGGTGTGGCGCAATTTCTTCCTCGGCCAGGAGCTGCGGCGCACGTCGTTCCCGTTCTCGTTGGACGCCAACGCGATGCGGGCGACCACGCTGACCGAGCTGTCGAAGATGGGTATCGATCTCCCTGACGTCGACGTCCCCATCGGATCCCTGTCGGGCGGGCAGCGTCAATGCGTCGCCATCGCGCGGGCGGTGTTCTTCGGCGCTCGCGTGCTGATCCTCGACGAGCCGACCGCGGCGCTGGGCGTCAAGCAGTCCGGTGTGGTGCTCAAGTACATCACCGCGGCCAAGGAGGCCGGTTTCGGCGTGGTGTTCATCACGCACAACCCCCACCACGCGCACATGGTCGGCGACCACTTCGTCCTGCTCAATCGTGGCAGGCAGAAGCTGGACTGCACCTACGACGACATCACGCTCGAGCACCTCACGCAGGAGATGGCCGGCGGCGACGAACTCGAGGCGTTGTCTCACGAACTGCGCAGCGCCAAGCGCTGA
- a CDS encoding phytanoyl-CoA dioxygenase family protein gives MATPVHSPATAWIGDADCDLEDFRAQVERETDLADYPHAAEVRDNVLIYAAPALDRADDRRALKSEVIRAIADGPGVVVFTDAFDAAVVDRASEAFFAIIDSQRAQGQAAGDHFGAPGANDRIWNAAQKLALHDPRTFAEYYANDTLALVCQAWLGPRYQVTSQVNVVNPGGAAQVPHRDYHLGFVPEEHLADYPAHLHRTSPALTLQGAVAHCDMPVESGPTMLLPHSQRFAGGYIAFNRPEFIDYFANHHVQLPLAKGDAVFFNPALYHGAGLNNSADIRRIANLLQISSPFGRAMEAMDRTAMVRAIYPALRAMRAARWSPAALHNVVVATAEGYAFPTNLDSDQPIGSLAPPSQVDTVLRALADDLTEEDLAVALRDQNERRNP, from the coding sequence ATGGCAACACCCGTTCACTCCCCCGCCACGGCGTGGATCGGCGATGCGGACTGCGACCTCGAGGATTTCCGCGCTCAGGTGGAGCGCGAGACCGACTTGGCCGACTATCCCCACGCCGCCGAGGTGCGCGACAACGTCCTCATCTACGCGGCACCGGCTCTCGACCGCGCTGATGACCGGCGCGCGCTGAAGAGCGAGGTGATCCGCGCGATCGCCGACGGTCCGGGGGTGGTGGTGTTCACCGACGCCTTCGACGCGGCGGTCGTCGACCGCGCCAGCGAGGCGTTCTTCGCGATCATCGACTCCCAGCGCGCCCAGGGGCAAGCCGCCGGCGATCACTTCGGGGCGCCGGGCGCCAACGACCGCATCTGGAACGCCGCGCAGAAACTGGCGTTGCACGACCCGCGGACATTCGCCGAGTACTACGCCAACGACACCCTCGCGCTGGTGTGCCAGGCCTGGCTCGGCCCGCGCTACCAGGTCACCTCACAGGTCAACGTCGTCAATCCCGGCGGCGCAGCCCAGGTCCCGCACCGGGACTATCACCTCGGGTTCGTGCCCGAGGAGCATCTCGCCGACTACCCCGCGCACCTGCACCGCACCTCACCGGCGCTGACGCTGCAGGGCGCGGTCGCGCACTGCGACATGCCCGTCGAGAGCGGCCCGACGATGCTGCTGCCCCACTCGCAGCGCTTCGCCGGCGGGTACATCGCGTTCAACCGTCCCGAGTTCATCGACTACTTCGCGAACCACCACGTCCAGCTGCCCCTGGCCAAGGGCGACGCGGTGTTCTTCAATCCCGCCCTGTATCACGGTGCAGGATTGAACAATTCGGCCGACATCCGGCGGATCGCGAACCTCCTGCAGATCAGTTCGCCGTTCGGGCGGGCCATGGAGGCGATGGACCGCACCGCGATGGTCCGCGCGATCTACCCTGCGCTGCGCGCCATGCGCGCCGCCCGCTGGTCCCCCGCGGCGCTGCACAACGTCGTGGTCGCCACCGCCGAGGGCTACGCGTTCCCCACCAACCTCGACAGCGATCAGCCGATCGGCAGCCTGGCGCCCCCGAGTCAGGTCGACACCGTGCTGCGCGCGCTGGCCGACGACCTCACCGAAGAAGACCTCGCCGTCGCGCTACGCGACCAGAACGAACGGAGAAACCCATGA
- a CDS encoding LacI family DNA-binding transcriptional regulator: protein MAHRYKIREIAQQSGLSEATVDRVLNNRPGVRENTVAEVNQAIADLDKQRAQLRLNGRRYLVDVVMQTPRRFSDAFRAAVEAELPAFAPAMLRARFHLWETGSAAQTVETLGRIRGSHGVILKAQDEPEVAEAVDRLVGSGVPVVTYTTDIPASSRCGYVGIDNHGAGVTAAYLVQQWLGDAPSDVLITLSRTVFRGEGEREVGFRSALRPSGRTIVEVSESDGIDATNERLVLEALQAHPGIEAVYSVGGGNVATVAAFEKLGRVCRVFVAHDLDADNRRLLREGRLSAVLHNDLRADARLALRQILQERGALPAEAARPVPIQIVTPYNLPT, encoded by the coding sequence GTGGCGCACCGCTACAAGATCCGCGAGATCGCCCAGCAGTCCGGGCTCAGCGAGGCGACCGTCGACCGGGTCCTCAACAACCGCCCCGGCGTGCGGGAGAACACCGTCGCCGAGGTCAACCAGGCCATCGCCGACCTCGACAAACAGCGGGCGCAGCTCAGGCTCAACGGCAGGCGCTACCTCGTCGACGTCGTGATGCAGACGCCGCGGCGGTTCTCCGACGCCTTCCGCGCCGCGGTCGAGGCCGAACTGCCGGCGTTCGCGCCCGCCATGCTGCGGGCCCGTTTCCATCTGTGGGAGACGGGCTCGGCGGCGCAGACGGTCGAGACGCTGGGCCGAATCCGCGGCAGCCACGGCGTCATCCTCAAGGCGCAGGACGAGCCGGAGGTCGCCGAAGCGGTCGACCGCCTGGTCGGCTCCGGGGTGCCGGTGGTGACGTACACGACCGACATCCCGGCGAGTTCGCGATGCGGCTACGTGGGTATCGACAATCACGGCGCCGGAGTCACCGCGGCCTACCTGGTCCAGCAGTGGCTGGGCGACGCCCCCTCCGACGTGCTGATCACCCTCAGCCGCACCGTGTTCCGGGGCGAGGGTGAACGCGAAGTGGGATTCCGTTCGGCGCTGCGCCCCTCGGGCCGCACCATCGTCGAGGTCAGCGAGAGCGACGGGATCGACGCGACCAACGAGAGGCTGGTACTCGAGGCGCTGCAGGCCCACCCGGGCATCGAGGCCGTCTACTCCGTCGGCGGCGGCAACGTCGCCACCGTCGCGGCCTTCGAGAAGTTGGGAAGGGTCTGCCGTGTCTTCGTCGCCCATGATCTCGACGCCGACAACCGGCGACTGCTGCGCGAAGGCCGGCTATCCGCGGTGCTGCACAACGACCTGCGGGCCGACGCACGGCTGGCGCTGCGGCAGATCCTGCAGGAGCGGGGTGCGCTGCCGGCCGAGGCCGCGCGGCCGGTGCCCATCCAGATCGTGACGCCGTACAACCTGCCCACGTGA
- a CDS encoding PfkB family carbohydrate kinase produces the protein MTVLGNLAIDIINGAPRSPGGCASFAGVALQGSGCPGRIVALGAEQDHELFDPLLERFGDLVRVLPADRTSAFRLDYDDVDHRHMSVDAIGPVWGEAEIAAADPETTWVHLAPLLRTDFPAETLALLSARGHRVIYDGQGLVRADRLGPLVEDHHFPADLVTHLDVLKLAEDEAIVVADGPFDAAAAAELGVPEIVVTYGSEGCHIYLDGEVVRVPAAWRVLDVQTTGAGDMFTACYAAHRAMGDDPRRAAELASELVANELEKRRRVMSYLG, from the coding sequence GTGACCGTGCTGGGCAACCTGGCGATCGACATCATCAACGGTGCGCCGAGGAGCCCGGGCGGCTGCGCGTCCTTCGCGGGCGTCGCGCTGCAAGGCTCCGGCTGCCCCGGCCGGATCGTCGCTCTGGGCGCCGAACAGGACCACGAGCTCTTCGATCCGCTGCTCGAGCGGTTCGGTGACCTCGTCCGGGTTCTTCCCGCGGACCGCACGAGTGCCTTCCGTCTCGACTACGACGACGTCGACCACCGCCACATGTCGGTCGACGCGATCGGCCCCGTCTGGGGGGAGGCCGAGATCGCGGCGGCCGACCCCGAGACCACGTGGGTACACCTCGCGCCGCTGTTGCGCACGGACTTCCCGGCCGAGACGCTGGCCCTGCTGTCCGCGCGCGGCCATCGGGTCATCTACGACGGGCAGGGACTGGTGCGGGCCGACCGCCTGGGACCCCTCGTCGAGGACCACCACTTCCCTGCGGACCTGGTCACCCACCTCGACGTGCTCAAGCTGGCCGAGGACGAGGCGATCGTGGTGGCGGACGGCCCGTTCGACGCCGCGGCGGCCGCGGAGCTCGGGGTGCCCGAGATCGTCGTGACCTACGGCTCCGAGGGGTGCCACATCTACCTCGACGGGGAGGTCGTTCGCGTTCCCGCCGCATGGCGCGTGCTCGACGTGCAGACCACGGGTGCGGGCGACATGTTCACCGCGTGCTACGCCGCCCACCGCGCGATGGGCGACGACCCCCGGCGGGCGGCGGAGCTGGCGAGCGAACTCGTCGCCAACGAGCTCGAGAAGCGCCGCCGGGTGATGTCGTACCTCGGCTGA
- a CDS encoding sugar phosphate isomerase/epimerase family protein: protein MKIAGAPISWGVCEVPGWGHQLAPERVLSEMRQAGLTATELGPEGFLPSDTAELVATLDGHGLSCVGGFVPVVLFDEQHDPVDDLAGPLESLVAAGAGVVVLAAATGADGYDARPALSEMHWQTLLSNLDRLADVVAQRGLIAVLHPHVGTMVETRAEVDRVLTGSRIPLCLDTGHLLIGGTDPLQLAREVPERIKHAHLKDVDAALAAKVQSGALTYTEAVAAGMYVPLGAGDVDIAGIVASLEGSGFDGWYVMEQDTILDGEPEGEGPLADVLASVAFLADAASGVSA, encoded by the coding sequence GTGAAGATCGCGGGAGCACCGATCTCGTGGGGCGTGTGCGAGGTCCCGGGCTGGGGTCACCAGCTGGCACCCGAGCGCGTGCTCTCGGAGATGCGTCAGGCCGGTCTGACCGCCACCGAGCTCGGTCCCGAGGGGTTCCTGCCCTCGGACACCGCCGAATTGGTGGCGACGCTCGACGGCCACGGGCTCAGTTGCGTCGGAGGGTTCGTGCCGGTCGTGCTGTTCGACGAGCAGCACGACCCGGTCGACGACCTCGCCGGACCACTCGAGTCACTGGTCGCGGCCGGTGCCGGCGTGGTGGTGCTCGCCGCCGCCACCGGAGCCGATGGATACGACGCACGACCCGCACTCTCCGAGATGCACTGGCAGACATTGCTGTCCAACCTCGATCGGCTCGCCGACGTCGTCGCACAGCGTGGTCTGATCGCCGTCTTGCACCCGCATGTCGGGACGATGGTGGAGACCCGCGCCGAGGTCGACCGGGTGCTGACCGGATCGCGGATCCCGCTCTGCCTGGACACCGGCCACCTGCTGATCGGGGGCACCGATCCGCTGCAGCTCGCTCGCGAGGTGCCCGAGCGCATCAAGCATGCCCACCTCAAGGACGTCGACGCCGCGTTGGCGGCGAAGGTGCAATCCGGGGCGCTCACCTACACCGAAGCCGTCGCCGCCGGGATGTATGTGCCGCTCGGCGCCGGTGACGTCGACATCGCCGGCATCGTCGCGTCGCTGGAGGGCAGCGGGTTCGACGGCTGGTATGTGATGGAGCAGGACACCATCCTCGACGGCGAACCCGAGGGCGAGGGGCCGCTGGCCGATGTGCTCGCCAGCGTGGCGTTCCTGGCGGACGCCGCATCGGGCGTCTCGGCGTGA
- a CDS encoding Gfo/Idh/MocA family protein encodes MTLRIGILGASRIAENAIVGPARELGYRLVAVAARDPLRARAFADKYGVERVLPSYQDVVADPEVDVVYNPLANALHAPWNLAAVAAGKPVLTEKPYARDRAEAARVAAAAEAAGVTVLEGFHYLFHPAMRRVLEMAGDGTLGELRRVEVRMGMPEPQPDDPRWSLDMAGGALMDLGCYALHIMRRFGAPQVVSATAVQRTPGVDERFDAEFVYPSGATGVTMNSMVEQEYSFTLRIIGARAEVFVPNFINPPADDRLTITAGTELTVERVGKRPSYTYQLEAFAAHVRHGAPLPIDSADAVANMALIDDTYRAAGMAPR; translated from the coding sequence GTGACCCTGCGGATCGGCATCCTCGGGGCGTCACGCATCGCCGAGAACGCGATCGTCGGCCCCGCTCGCGAGCTCGGATACCGCCTTGTCGCGGTTGCTGCCCGAGACCCGTTGCGTGCCAGAGCCTTCGCAGACAAGTACGGGGTGGAACGGGTACTGCCGTCCTATCAGGACGTGGTCGCCGATCCGGAGGTCGACGTCGTCTACAACCCGCTCGCGAACGCGTTGCACGCACCGTGGAACCTGGCCGCGGTGGCTGCGGGCAAGCCCGTTCTGACCGAGAAGCCCTACGCCCGCGACCGCGCCGAGGCCGCCCGCGTGGCCGCCGCGGCCGAGGCGGCCGGCGTCACGGTGCTGGAGGGTTTCCACTACCTCTTCCATCCCGCCATGCGCCGCGTGCTGGAGATGGCCGGCGACGGCACGCTGGGCGAGCTGCGCCGCGTCGAGGTCCGGATGGGGATGCCCGAGCCCCAGCCCGATGACCCGCGGTGGTCGCTGGACATGGCCGGCGGCGCGTTGATGGACCTGGGCTGCTACGCCCTGCACATCATGCGCCGGTTCGGAGCGCCGCAGGTGGTGTCGGCGACGGCGGTGCAACGCACCCCCGGCGTGGACGAGCGCTTCGACGCCGAGTTCGTCTATCCCTCGGGCGCAACCGGAGTGACGATGAACTCGATGGTCGAGCAGGAGTACTCGTTCACGCTGCGCATCATCGGCGCACGCGCTGAGGTGTTCGTGCCCAACTTCATCAACCCGCCCGCCGACGACCGGCTGACCATCACCGCCGGAACGGAACTGACGGTGGAACGTGTCGGCAAGCGACCGTCCTACACCTATCAGCTCGAGGCCTTCGCCGCGCACGTCCGGCACGGCGCTCCCTTACCGATCGACTCCGCGGACGCGGTGGCGAACATGGCGCTGATCGACGACACCTACCGGGCCGCCGGCATGGCGCCACGCTGA
- a CDS encoding ABC transporter permease, giving the protein MTTQEALDVADHKVVRDERVKERNRLQRLLIRPEMGAGIGAIGIFIFFLIVAGPFREAASLATVLYASSTIGIMACGVALLMIGGEFDLSAGVAVTFSSLAASMLAYNLHLNLWVGALLALVLSLAVGLLNGFLVMRTKIPSFLITLSTFFMLAGINLAVTKLVAGQVATQSVSDMQGWDSAQKVFASSFTLFGVSIRITVVWWLVFTAIATWVLFKTRIGNWIFAVGGDADSARAVGVPVTKVKIGLFMFVGFCAWFVGMHLLFAFNTVQSGQGIGNEFFYIIAAVIGGCLLTGGYGTAIGAAIGAFIFGMTNQGIVYAGWDPDWFKFFLGAMLLFAVIANNAFRNYAAKK; this is encoded by the coding sequence ATGACCACCCAGGAGGCTCTCGACGTCGCCGACCACAAGGTCGTCCGCGACGAACGGGTCAAGGAACGGAACCGCCTGCAGCGACTGCTGATTCGGCCGGAGATGGGCGCCGGCATCGGGGCGATCGGGATCTTCATCTTCTTCCTGATCGTCGCCGGACCCTTCCGCGAGGCGGCGTCGCTGGCCACCGTGCTCTATGCGAGCTCGACCATCGGCATCATGGCCTGCGGGGTCGCGCTGCTGATGATCGGTGGCGAGTTCGACCTGTCGGCCGGTGTCGCGGTGACGTTCAGCTCGCTGGCCGCCTCGATGCTGGCCTACAACCTGCACCTCAACCTGTGGGTGGGGGCACTGCTCGCGCTGGTCCTCTCGCTGGCCGTGGGCCTGCTCAACGGGTTCCTGGTGATGAGGACGAAGATCCCCAGCTTCCTGATCACCCTGAGCACGTTCTTCATGCTGGCCGGTATCAACCTCGCGGTCACCAAACTGGTGGCCGGTCAGGTCGCGACGCAGAGCGTGAGCGACATGCAGGGCTGGGACTCCGCGCAGAAGGTCTTCGCCTCCTCGTTCACCCTGTTCGGTGTCAGCATCCGCATCACCGTCGTCTGGTGGCTGGTGTTCACCGCGATCGCGACCTGGGTGTTGTTCAAGACGCGGATCGGCAACTGGATCTTCGCCGTCGGCGGTGACGCCGACAGTGCACGCGCGGTGGGTGTTCCGGTCACCAAGGTGAAGATCGGGCTCTTCATGTTCGTCGGGTTCTGCGCCTGGTTCGTCGGAATGCACCTGCTGTTCGCGTTCAACACCGTCCAGTCCGGACAGGGCATCGGCAACGAGTTCTTCTACATCATCGCCGCGGTCATCGGTGGCTGCCTGCTCACCGGCGGCTACGGCACCGCGATCGGTGCGGCGATCGGTGCGTTCATCTTCGGGATGACCAACCAGGGCATCGTCTACGCGGGGTGGGATCCCGACTGGTTCAAGTTCTTCCTGGGCGCGATGCTGCTGTTCGCGGTGATCGCCAACAACGCCTTCCGCAACTACGCCGCAAAGAAGTGA